The Lactuca sativa cultivar Salinas chromosome 2, Lsat_Salinas_v11, whole genome shotgun sequence genome includes a window with the following:
- the LOC111900267 gene encoding glutamine--tRNA ligase translates to MVEALDLFLKIGLDKRTAENTIANNKVTTNLVAVINEAAVTDGCERSTGNLLYTVATKFPANALVHRPKLLEYIVSSKIKTPAQVEAAFAFLTVTGSEDLEISKFEEACGVGVEVSLEDIEKTVDEIFEEKKSAILEQRYRTNVGDLFAHVRKKQPWADPKIVKNLIDSKLYALLGEKTAADNEKPVKKKKEKPVKVEVKSTPEEAPQLTPSEEEVNPYLIFPSPEENYKVHTEVFFSDRPVLRACNSKALLEKHLKTTGGKVLTRFPPEPNGYLHIGHAKAMFVDFGLAKERDGGCYLRYDDTNPEAEKKEYIDHIEEIVGWMGWKPFKITYTSDYFQELYDLAVELIHRGHAYVDHQSGDEIKEYREKKMNSPWRDRPISESLKLFNDMKCGLIEEGKATLRMKQDMQSDNFNMYDLIAYRIKFTPHPHAGDKWCIYPSYDYAHCIVDSLENITHSLCTLEFETRRASYYWLLDALSLYQPYVWEYSRLNITNTVMSKRKLNRLVTENYVDGWDDPRLMTLAGLRRRGVTSTAINGFVRGIGITRSDGSMIRLERLEYHVREELNKTASRTMVVLHPLKVVITNLEGSLVTELDAKKWPDAPGDNPSSYYKVPFSKVVYIEQSDFRMKDSKDYYGLAPGKTVLLRYAYPIKCTEVVLSEDKKTVVEVHVEYDPDKKTKPKGVLHWVAEPSPGVDPLKVEVRLFDKLFLSENPGELDKWLDDLNPDSKVVIPCAYAVPSLKHAEVDDKFQFERLGYFVADKDSTPEKLIFNRTVTLRDSYGKAWK, encoded by the exons ATGGTGGAAGCTCTTGACCTTTTTTTGAAGATTGGATTAGATAAGCGCACTGCAGAGAACACCATCGCCAACAATAAAGTCACCACGAACCTTGTCGCTGTGATTAACGAG GCAGCTGTTACTGATGGATGCGAACGGTCTACTGGCAATCTTCTTTATACA GTTGCTACAAAATTTCCTGCCAATGCCCTTGTGCATCGTCCCAAGCTGCTGGAATACATTGTTTCTTCCAAG ATAAAGACTCCTGCCCAGGTAGAAGCTGCATTTGCATTTCTTACAGTCACTGGTTCAGAGGATCTTGAAATTAGTAAATTTGAGGAAGCTTGTGGAGTTG GGGTCGAGGTCTCTCTTGAAGATATAGAAAAAACAGTTGATGAAATCTTTGAAGAGAAAAAGAGTGCAATATTGGAGCAAAGGTATCGAACAAATG TCGGTGATCTGTTTGCTCATGTCAGAAAGAAGCAGCCTTGGGCAGATCCAAAGATTGTTAAG AACCTTATAGATTCAAAGCTATATGCTTTACTTGGTGAAAAGACTGCAGCAGATAACGAGAAGCCTGTaaaaaagaagaaagagaagCCTGTTAAAGTAGAG GTCAAAAGTACCCCTGAAGAAGCTCCTCAACTGACACCATCTGAAGAAGAAGTGAATCCTTATTTAATATTCCCTTCACCCGAGGAGAATTATAAG GTGCATACAGAAGTATTTTTCAGTGATAGACCTGTGCTCAGAGCATGCAATTCCAAAGCATTGCTAGAGAAACATTTAAAGACAACAGGAGGAAAAGTTCTTACCCGTTTTCCACCAGAACCAAATGGATACCTACATATTGGTCATGCAAAG GCTATGTTTGTTGACTTTGGTCTTGCAAAAGAGAGAGATGGTGGCTGCTACTTGAGGTATGATGATACAAATCCTGAAGCTGAGAAAAAAGAATACATCGATCATATTGAAGAAATTGTAGGATGGATGGGGTGGAAACCTTTCAAG ATCACATACACGAGTGATTATTTTCAAGAACTGTATGATTTAGCAGTGGAGCTCATTCACAGGGGACATGCCTATGTGGATCACCag aGTGGTGATGAAATAAAAGAGTACAGAGAAAAAAAGATGAATAGTCCATGGAGGGATAGGCCCATTTCAGAATCACTTAAACTCTTTAATGATATGAAATGTGGGTTGATTGAAGAAGGAAAAGCTACACTTAGAATGAAACAAGATATGCAGAGTGACAATTTTAATATGTATGACCTCATTGCATATCGAATCAAG tttacaCCTCATCCACATGCGGGAGACAAGTGGTGTATTTACCCAAGTTATGATTATGCACATTGCATTGTGGATTCTCTTGAAAATATCACACATTCA CTTTGCACACTTGAATTTGAGACACGTCGTGCTTCATACTACTGGTTACTAGACGCCCTAAGCCTTTACCAGCCTTACGTATGGGAATATTCACGTTTGAATATAACCAACACAGTAATGTCAAAACGCAAg TTGAATCGGCTTGTGACTGAAAATTATGTTGATGGATGGGACGACCCTCGTTTAATGACACTAGCTGGATTGAGGCGCAGAGGTGTGACATCAACTGCAATAAATGGTTTTGTTAGAGGAATTGGGATTACAAGAAG TGATGGTAGTATGATTCGTTTGGAACGCCTCGAGTATCATGTACGTGAAGAGTTAAATAAAACAGCTTCACGTACAATGGTCGTCCTGCATCCACTAAAG gTTGTTATTACAAATCTTGAGGGCAGTTTAGTAACAGAACTTGATGCAAAGAAATGGCCAGATGCACCAGGGGATAATCCATCTTCTTACTACAAG GTACCCTTTTCAAAAGTTGTTTATATCGAGCAATCTGACTTTCGAATGAAGGATTCAAAAGACTATTATGGGCTTGCTCCTGGAAAGACCGTTCTACTCAG ATATGCATACCCTATCAAGTGTACTGAAGTAGTACTTTCTGAAGACAAAAAGACTGTTGTTGAAGTACATGTTGAATATGATCCAGACAAAAAGACAAAACCAAAG GGTGTTCTTCATTGGGTTGCAGAGCCTTCTCCTGGAGTTGATCCATTAAAAGTGGAAGTCAGACTTTTTGACAAACTCTTTCTTTCTGAG AATCCTGGAGAACTTGACAAGTGGCTTGATGATTTAAACCCGGATTCCAAAGTGGTGATACCATGCGCATATGCTGTACCATCTCTCAAACATGCAGAAGTAGACGACAAATTTCAGTTCGAAAGACTtg GTTATTTTGTGGCTGATAAGGATTCGACACCGGAAAAGCTCATTTTTAACCGGACTGTTACCCTGCGCGACAGCTATGGAAAAGCCTGGAAGTAG